The following proteins are encoded in a genomic region of Amycolatopsis sulphurea:
- a CDS encoding adenylate/guanylate cyclase domain-containing protein, which translates to MRGKTAGRFRLVLRTSLGFAALGVGSSVAGAGVVALLLLLQGLPADVGSNGWILGATAGGVVAVSLLIGTLWTAYLQRRTVVWFTRGQPPGKDEARRALRLPVDMAVVSGTLWLLGALALGVLAGVLGSLRDAAGIALTIGLGGLTTVGLTYLAAEWVARPVMTMALDVLPLRGSLPVTVLTRLIVTWALACGVPLIGVLLVATPPDLSQTDPTPSLVVLSVTGLVTGALGVALLARAVASPLHRLRVALDRIARGITDVRVDVDDSSEIGMLQTSVNDLVAGLREQDRMRDLFGKHVGTDVARHALEYGASLSGDVREVTALFVDVVDSTALAFRTPPQELVDKLNRFFASVVSAVDARGGLVNKFQGDAALCVFGAPTRLADGPTMALAAARAIRDAVVSEGELDLGIGVATGSVFAGQLGTSSRLEYTVIGDAVNEAARLTEDAKSVPSRILAAEVTVKAALGGEREHWRLHGELHLRGRHQSTRAWTD; encoded by the coding sequence GTGCGCGGAAAGACGGCGGGGCGGTTCCGGCTGGTTCTGCGCACCAGTCTGGGCTTCGCCGCGCTCGGCGTCGGGTCGAGTGTGGCCGGTGCGGGCGTGGTGGCGTTGCTGCTTCTCCTGCAGGGCCTGCCCGCGGACGTCGGCAGCAACGGCTGGATTCTCGGCGCCACCGCGGGCGGGGTCGTCGCGGTGAGCCTCCTCATCGGCACGCTGTGGACGGCGTACCTCCAGCGCCGCACGGTCGTCTGGTTCACCCGCGGGCAGCCGCCGGGCAAGGACGAAGCGCGCCGCGCGTTGCGATTGCCGGTGGACATGGCTGTGGTCAGCGGCACCCTGTGGCTGCTCGGCGCGCTCGCCCTCGGCGTCCTCGCCGGGGTGCTGGGCTCGCTGCGGGACGCGGCCGGGATCGCGCTCACCATCGGGCTCGGCGGGCTGACCACGGTCGGCCTGACCTACCTCGCCGCGGAATGGGTGGCCCGTCCGGTGATGACCATGGCGCTGGACGTGCTCCCGCTGCGGGGATCGCTGCCGGTCACCGTGCTCACGCGCCTGATCGTCACCTGGGCGCTGGCCTGCGGGGTGCCGTTGATCGGCGTGCTGCTGGTGGCCACGCCGCCGGACCTCAGCCAGACGGACCCCACGCCGAGCCTGGTCGTGCTGTCGGTCACCGGGCTGGTCACCGGCGCGCTCGGCGTCGCGCTGCTGGCGCGGGCGGTCGCCTCTCCGCTGCACCGGCTTCGGGTGGCACTGGACCGGATCGCGCGCGGCATCACCGACGTACGCGTGGACGTGGACGACTCCAGCGAGATCGGGATGTTACAGACCTCGGTCAACGACCTCGTCGCCGGACTGCGTGAACAGGACCGCATGCGCGACCTGTTCGGTAAACACGTGGGCACCGACGTCGCCCGGCACGCACTCGAATACGGCGCCTCGCTGTCCGGGGATGTCCGCGAGGTCACCGCGTTGTTCGTGGATGTCGTCGACTCCACCGCGCTGGCGTTCCGCACCCCGCCGCAGGAGCTGGTGGACAAGCTGAACCGGTTCTTCGCCAGCGTGGTCTCCGCGGTGGACGCCCGCGGCGGGCTGGTGAACAAGTTCCAGGGCGACGCCGCGCTGTGCGTGTTCGGCGCGCCGACCCGCCTGGCCGACGGCCCGACGATGGCCTTGGCCGCCGCACGGGCGATCCGCGACGCCGTGGTCTCCGAGGGAGAACTGGACCTGGGTATCGGCGTTGCCACCGGGTCGGTGTTCGCCGGTCAGCTGGGCACGTCGAGCCGGCTGGAGTACACCGTGATCGGCGACGCGGTCAACGAGGCCGCCCGGCTCACCGAGGACGCGAAGTCGGTGCCGTCACGCATCCTGGCCGCCGAGGTGACGGTGAAAGCCGCACTGGGCGGGGAACGCGAACACTGGCGGCTGCACGGCGAACTGCATCTGCGCGGCAGGCACCAGTCGACCCGGGCGTGGACCGACTGA
- a CDS encoding beta-ketoacyl-ACP synthase III: MSPARAAVLAGWGGALPEQVVTNHEIAARLDTTDEWIRTRTGIRERRKAGPGESTVELAVRAARDALRGGSADAVVLATSTPDQVCPASAPQVAARLGLGTVPAFDVNAVCSGFLYALATAAGFISSGIAQRVLVIGADVFTSLIDPEDRTTVPIFGDGAGALLLRAGDPGESGALGPIDLHSEGEQAELLWVKAGGSRCPVPADPRERYLVMQGTSVFRQACARMAESSRAVLEQAGWMVGDVDRFVGHQANIRILQATAKQLGLPADAVVANIDRVGNTSAASIPLALADAVAEGTVVPGHKVLLSAFGAGLTWGATLLTWPSLA, translated from the coding sequence GTGTCGCCGGCGCGTGCCGCCGTGCTCGCCGGATGGGGCGGTGCGCTGCCCGAGCAGGTGGTCACCAACCACGAGATCGCCGCCCGGCTGGACACCACCGACGAGTGGATCCGCACCCGCACCGGGATCCGGGAGCGGCGCAAGGCCGGGCCCGGTGAGTCCACAGTGGAGCTGGCGGTCCGGGCGGCCCGCGACGCGCTCCGCGGCGGCAGCGCGGACGCGGTGGTGCTGGCCACCTCCACCCCTGATCAGGTATGCCCGGCCAGCGCGCCCCAGGTGGCGGCGCGGCTCGGGCTGGGCACGGTGCCCGCGTTCGACGTGAACGCGGTGTGCAGTGGGTTCCTCTACGCGCTGGCCACCGCGGCGGGGTTCATCTCCAGCGGGATCGCACAGCGGGTGCTGGTGATCGGCGCGGACGTCTTCACCTCGCTCATCGACCCGGAGGACCGCACCACGGTGCCGATCTTCGGCGACGGCGCCGGCGCGCTGCTGCTGCGGGCGGGCGACCCCGGCGAGAGCGGGGCGCTGGGCCCGATCGATCTGCACAGCGAGGGCGAGCAGGCGGAGTTGCTCTGGGTCAAGGCGGGCGGTTCGCGCTGCCCGGTGCCCGCCGACCCCCGGGAGCGGTACCTGGTCATGCAGGGCACCTCGGTGTTCCGGCAGGCCTGCGCCCGGATGGCCGAGTCCTCGCGTGCGGTGCTGGAGCAGGCGGGCTGGATGGTCGGCGACGTCGACCGGTTCGTCGGGCACCAGGCCAACATCCGCATCCTCCAGGCCACCGCGAAACAGCTCGGCCTCCCCGCGGACGCGGTGGTCGCGAACATCGACCGGGTCGGCAACACCAGCGCCGCGTCGATCCCGCTGGCGCTGGCCGACGCGGTCGCCGAAGGCACCGTGGTGCCCGGCCACAAGGTGCTGCTCTCCGCGTTCGGCGCCGGTCTCACCTGGGGTGCGACCTTGCTGACCTGGCCTTCGCTGGCCTGA
- a CDS encoding SsgA family sporulation/cell division regulator: protein MHTDTIHQTQFVLLNESTTPVLSRLSFHAGEPFAVTVAFRTERGRWIEWTFARDLLATGLTEPAGLGDVRIRPDLSEDEELLTLEIESPDGYAAFELEREDVRAFLESSYELVPLGAESEHFDVDGLIEEISNV, encoded by the coding sequence GTGCACACCGACACCATTCACCAGACCCAGTTCGTGTTGCTGAACGAAAGCACCACCCCGGTGCTCTCCCGGCTGTCCTTCCACGCCGGGGAACCGTTCGCGGTCACCGTCGCGTTCCGGACCGAACGCGGCCGGTGGATCGAGTGGACGTTCGCCCGGGATCTGCTCGCCACCGGGCTCACCGAACCGGCCGGCCTCGGCGACGTGCGGATCCGCCCGGATCTGTCCGAGGACGAGGAACTGCTCACCCTGGAGATCGAGTCGCCCGACGGCTACGCCGCGTTCGAGCTGGAGCGGGAGGACGTCCGGGCGTTCCTGGAGTCCTCCTACGAGCTGGTGCCGCTCGGCGCGGAGAGCGAGCACTTCGACGTGGACGGGCTGATCGAGGAGATCAGCAACGTGTGA
- a CDS encoding Lrp/AsnC family transcriptional regulator — MRTPDLDQLDLAILSCLQADARTIAEVIGAKVGLSAAAVQRRIKRLRETGVIEKEVAVLSPAALGLNMTFVVMVELERESLGVLEVFRRQVLAEDCVQQCYYVTGTADFALVVTCSDMTAFETLSRRMFVDNPDVRHFTTSVAMDRVKVGLTLPLG; from the coding sequence GTGCGCACTCCCGACCTCGATCAGCTCGACCTCGCCATCCTCTCCTGCCTGCAGGCCGACGCCCGCACGATAGCGGAGGTGATCGGCGCCAAGGTCGGCCTGTCCGCGGCGGCGGTGCAGCGGCGGATCAAGCGGCTGCGCGAGACGGGCGTGATCGAGAAGGAGGTCGCGGTGCTGTCCCCGGCCGCGCTCGGGCTGAACATGACCTTCGTCGTGATGGTCGAGCTGGAGCGGGAGAGCCTCGGCGTGCTGGAGGTGTTCCGCCGCCAGGTGCTCGCCGAGGACTGCGTGCAGCAGTGCTACTACGTGACCGGCACGGCGGACTTCGCGCTCGTGGTCACCTGCTCGGACATGACCGCCTTCGAGACGCTGAGCCGGCGGATGTTCGTGGACAACCCGGACGTCCGGCACTTCACCACCAGCGTCGCGATGGACCGGGTCAAGGTCGGGCTGACCCTGCCGCTCGGCTGA
- a CDS encoding response regulator transcription factor, translating to MSRLLLVEDDRALAEALSLALGALGHQVLVAPTGEAALEALFTERAEFDFVLLDVMLPGIDGFEVCRRIRAGSRVPVILLTSRGDPIDIVAGLECGADDYVVKPVEPRVLDARIKAVGRRAVSTAGPSAEVLRIGRLELDLGAMSVTRDGADLALTATEIRLLVEFAQHPNQVLSRQTLLKRVWDYGYVGDSRLVDAAVARLRAKIEDDAANPVVLRTVRGLGYRLADQ from the coding sequence ATGTCACGTCTATTGCTCGTCGAGGACGACCGTGCGCTGGCCGAGGCGCTCTCGCTGGCGCTGGGCGCACTCGGGCACCAGGTCCTCGTCGCCCCGACCGGGGAGGCGGCGCTGGAAGCGCTGTTCACCGAACGGGCCGAGTTCGACTTCGTGCTGCTCGACGTGATGCTGCCGGGGATCGACGGGTTCGAGGTCTGCCGGCGGATCCGGGCCGGCAGCAGAGTCCCGGTGATCCTGCTGACCTCCCGTGGCGATCCGATCGACATCGTGGCGGGCCTCGAATGCGGTGCCGACGACTACGTCGTCAAGCCCGTCGAACCGCGGGTACTCGACGCACGGATCAAGGCGGTCGGCCGGCGCGCGGTCAGCACCGCCGGGCCGTCCGCCGAAGTGCTGCGGATCGGCAGGCTCGAACTCGACCTCGGTGCGATGAGCGTGACCCGCGACGGCGCCGATCTCGCCCTCACCGCCACCGAGATCCGGCTGCTGGTCGAGTTCGCCCAGCATCCGAACCAGGTGCTGAGCAGGCAGACCCTGTTGAAGCGGGTGTGGGACTACGGCTACGTCGGCGATTCGCGGCTGGTGGACGCGGCGGTGGCGCGGCTGCGCGCGAAAATCGAGGACGATGCGGCGAACCCGGTCGTACTGCGGACCGTGCGCGGCCTCGGCTACCGGCTGGCCGACCAGTGA